From Seriola aureovittata isolate HTS-2021-v1 ecotype China chromosome 16, ASM2101889v1, whole genome shotgun sequence, one genomic window encodes:
- the celf3a gene encoding CUGBP Elav-like family member 3 isoform X4 produces the protein MNRPIQVKPADSESRGDRKLFVGMLGKQQTDADVRKMFEPFGSIEECTVLRGPDGTSKGCAFVKFQSNAEAQAAINALHGSRTLPGASSSLVVKFADSEKERGLRRMQQVASQLGVISPMTLHLGAYNAYTQALMQQQALVAQSAYLSPVATVAAVQMQQLAALNPSSIIATPIASITPSSGTSTPPSIAATPVPALPPPIAVNSYPSVPAPPNGQSATETLYTNGVHAYQAQSPVLDPLQQAYTGMQHYTATYPAAYGLVGQPFPHQPTLVAQQPQQPQQLQQREGPEGCNIFIYHLPQEFTDSEILQMFLPFGNVISAKVFVDRATNQSKCFGFVSFDNPSSAQTAIQAMNGFQIGMKRLKVQLKRPKDANRPY, from the exons ATGAACCGCCCAATCCAAGTGAAGCCGGCAGACAGCGAGAGCAGAGGGG ACAGGAAGCTGTTTGTGGGTATGCTGGGAAAACAGCAGACGGACGCCGACGTGAGAAAGATGTTCGAGCCGTTCGGCAGCATAGAGGAGTGCACAGTGCTCCGTGGGCCTGATGGTACCAGCAAAg GGTGTGCATTTGTAAAGTTCCAGAGCAACGCAGAGGCCCAGGCCGCCATCAACGCTCTGCATGGGAGTCGTACTTTACCC GGCGCCTCGTCCAGCCTGGTGGTGAAGTTTGCCGATTCGGAGAAGGAGCGAGGGCTCAGGCGGATGCAGCAGGTGGCCTCTCAGCTGGGCGTCATCAGTCCCATGACCCTGCACCTCGGGGCATACAACGCCTACACACAGGCC TTGATGCAGCAGCAGGCCCTGGTGGCGCAGTCGGCCTACCTCTCTCCCGTTGCCACGGTGGCGGCGGTTCAGATGCAGCAGCTCGCTGCCCTCAACCCCAGCAGCATCATTGCCACGCCGATCGCATCCATCACCCCCTCCTCAG GTACCAGCACTCCACCCTCCATCGCAGCCACACCCGTTCCTGCTCTGCCTCCACCGATTGCAGTGAACAGTTACCCCTCTGTGCCAGCTCCCCCCAACGGCCAGTCAGCAACCGAAACCCTGTACACCAACGGGGTCCATGCCTATCAAG CTCAGAGTCCTGTCCTGGACCCCCTACAGCAAGCTTATACAGGCATGCAGCACTATACAG CCACCTACCCCGCTGCCTACGGCCTGGTGGGACAGCCGTTCCCCCATCAGCCCACACTGGTGGctcagcagccgcagcagccgcagcagctgcagcaacgGGAAG GTCCCGAGGGCTGTAACATTTTTATCTACCACCTGCCACAGGAGTTCACCGACTCTGAGATACTGCAGATGTTCCTGCCCTTCGGAAACGTCATCTCTGCTAAGGTGTTTGTTGACCGCGCCACCAACCAGAGCAAATGCTTCG gttTTGTGAGTTTTGACAACCCCTCCAGCGCCCAGACTGCCATCCAGGCCATGAACGGCTTCCAGATCGGCATGAAGAGACTGAAGGTGCAGCTGAAGAGGCCCAAGGACGCCAACAGGCCTTACTGA
- the celf3a gene encoding CUGBP Elav-like family member 3 isoform X3 has protein sequence MNRPIQVKPADSESRGEDRKLFVGMLGKQQTDADVRKMFEPFGSIEECTVLRGPDGTSKGCAFVKFQSNAEAQAAINALHGSRTLPGASSSLVVKFADSEKERGLRRMQQVASQLGVISPMTLHLGAYNAYTQALMQQQALVAQSAYLSPVATVAAVQMQQLAALNPSSIIATPIASITPSSGTSTPPSIAATPVPALPPPIAVNSYPSVPAPPNGQSATETLYTNGVHAYQAQSPVLDPLQQAYTGMQHYTATYPAAYGLVGQPFPHQPTLVAQQPQQPQQLQQREGPEGCNIFIYHLPQEFTDSEILQMFLPFGNVISAKVFVDRATNQSKCFGFVSFDNPSSAQTAIQAMNGFQIGMKRLKVQLKRPKDANRPY, from the exons ATGAACCGCCCAATCCAAGTGAAGCCGGCAGACAGCGAGAGCAGAGGGG AAGACAGGAAGCTGTTTGTGGGTATGCTGGGAAAACAGCAGACGGACGCCGACGTGAGAAAGATGTTCGAGCCGTTCGGCAGCATAGAGGAGTGCACAGTGCTCCGTGGGCCTGATGGTACCAGCAAAg GGTGTGCATTTGTAAAGTTCCAGAGCAACGCAGAGGCCCAGGCCGCCATCAACGCTCTGCATGGGAGTCGTACTTTACCC GGCGCCTCGTCCAGCCTGGTGGTGAAGTTTGCCGATTCGGAGAAGGAGCGAGGGCTCAGGCGGATGCAGCAGGTGGCCTCTCAGCTGGGCGTCATCAGTCCCATGACCCTGCACCTCGGGGCATACAACGCCTACACACAGGCC TTGATGCAGCAGCAGGCCCTGGTGGCGCAGTCGGCCTACCTCTCTCCCGTTGCCACGGTGGCGGCGGTTCAGATGCAGCAGCTCGCTGCCCTCAACCCCAGCAGCATCATTGCCACGCCGATCGCATCCATCACCCCCTCCTCAG GTACCAGCACTCCACCCTCCATCGCAGCCACACCCGTTCCTGCTCTGCCTCCACCGATTGCAGTGAACAGTTACCCCTCTGTGCCAGCTCCCCCCAACGGCCAGTCAGCAACCGAAACCCTGTACACCAACGGGGTCCATGCCTATCAAG CTCAGAGTCCTGTCCTGGACCCCCTACAGCAAGCTTATACAGGCATGCAGCACTATACAG CCACCTACCCCGCTGCCTACGGCCTGGTGGGACAGCCGTTCCCCCATCAGCCCACACTGGTGGctcagcagccgcagcagccgcagcagctgcagcaacgGGAAG GTCCCGAGGGCTGTAACATTTTTATCTACCACCTGCCACAGGAGTTCACCGACTCTGAGATACTGCAGATGTTCCTGCCCTTCGGAAACGTCATCTCTGCTAAGGTGTTTGTTGACCGCGCCACCAACCAGAGCAAATGCTTCG gttTTGTGAGTTTTGACAACCCCTCCAGCGCCCAGACTGCCATCCAGGCCATGAACGGCTTCCAGATCGGCATGAAGAGACTGAAGGTGCAGCTGAAGAGGCCCAAGGACGCCAACAGGCCTTACTGA
- the celf3a gene encoding CUGBP Elav-like family member 3 isoform X1 produces the protein MKEPDAIKLFIGQIPRNLEEKDLKPIFEQFGKIYELTVIKDKYTGMHKGCAFLTYCARESALKAQNALHEQKTLPGMNRPIQVKPADSESRGEDRKLFVGMLGKQQTDADVRKMFEPFGSIEECTVLRGPDGTSKGCAFVKFQSNAEAQAAINALHGSRTLPGASSSLVVKFADSEKERGLRRMQQVASQLGVISPMTLHLGAYNAYTQALMQQQALVAQSAYLSPVATVAAVQMQQLAALNPSSIIATPIASITPSSGTSTPPSIAATPVPALPPPIAVNSYPSVPAPPNGQSATETLYTNGVHAYQAQSPVLDPLQQAYTGMQHYTATYPAAYGLVGQPFPHQPTLVAQQPQQPQQLQQREGPEGCNIFIYHLPQEFTDSEILQMFLPFGNVISAKVFVDRATNQSKCFGFVSFDNPSSAQTAIQAMNGFQIGMKRLKVQLKRPKDANRPY, from the exons ATGAAGGAGCCTGACGCAATCAAGCTCTTCATCGGGCAGATACCCCGAAACCTGGAGGAGAAGGACCTGAAGCCCATCTTCGAGCAGTTTGGCAAGATCTATGAGTTGACGGTGATAAAGGACAAATATACAGGGATGCACAAAG GATGTGCCTTCCTGACATACTGTGCGCGTGAGTCCGCCCTCAAAGCCCAGAATGCACTGCACGAGCAGAAGACACTACCGGGG ATGAACCGCCCAATCCAAGTGAAGCCGGCAGACAGCGAGAGCAGAGGGG AAGACAGGAAGCTGTTTGTGGGTATGCTGGGAAAACAGCAGACGGACGCCGACGTGAGAAAGATGTTCGAGCCGTTCGGCAGCATAGAGGAGTGCACAGTGCTCCGTGGGCCTGATGGTACCAGCAAAg GGTGTGCATTTGTAAAGTTCCAGAGCAACGCAGAGGCCCAGGCCGCCATCAACGCTCTGCATGGGAGTCGTACTTTACCC GGCGCCTCGTCCAGCCTGGTGGTGAAGTTTGCCGATTCGGAGAAGGAGCGAGGGCTCAGGCGGATGCAGCAGGTGGCCTCTCAGCTGGGCGTCATCAGTCCCATGACCCTGCACCTCGGGGCATACAACGCCTACACACAGGCC TTGATGCAGCAGCAGGCCCTGGTGGCGCAGTCGGCCTACCTCTCTCCCGTTGCCACGGTGGCGGCGGTTCAGATGCAGCAGCTCGCTGCCCTCAACCCCAGCAGCATCATTGCCACGCCGATCGCATCCATCACCCCCTCCTCAG GTACCAGCACTCCACCCTCCATCGCAGCCACACCCGTTCCTGCTCTGCCTCCACCGATTGCAGTGAACAGTTACCCCTCTGTGCCAGCTCCCCCCAACGGCCAGTCAGCAACCGAAACCCTGTACACCAACGGGGTCCATGCCTATCAAG CTCAGAGTCCTGTCCTGGACCCCCTACAGCAAGCTTATACAGGCATGCAGCACTATACAG CCACCTACCCCGCTGCCTACGGCCTGGTGGGACAGCCGTTCCCCCATCAGCCCACACTGGTGGctcagcagccgcagcagccgcagcagctgcagcaacgGGAAG GTCCCGAGGGCTGTAACATTTTTATCTACCACCTGCCACAGGAGTTCACCGACTCTGAGATACTGCAGATGTTCCTGCCCTTCGGAAACGTCATCTCTGCTAAGGTGTTTGTTGACCGCGCCACCAACCAGAGCAAATGCTTCG gttTTGTGAGTTTTGACAACCCCTCCAGCGCCCAGACTGCCATCCAGGCCATGAACGGCTTCCAGATCGGCATGAAGAGACTGAAGGTGCAGCTGAAGAGGCCCAAGGACGCCAACAGGCCTTACTGA
- the celf3a gene encoding CUGBP Elav-like family member 3 isoform X2, which yields MKEPDAIKLFIGQIPRNLEEKDLKPIFEQFGKIYELTVIKDKYTGMHKGCAFLTYCARESALKAQNALHEQKTLPGMNRPIQVKPADSESRGDRKLFVGMLGKQQTDADVRKMFEPFGSIEECTVLRGPDGTSKGCAFVKFQSNAEAQAAINALHGSRTLPGASSSLVVKFADSEKERGLRRMQQVASQLGVISPMTLHLGAYNAYTQALMQQQALVAQSAYLSPVATVAAVQMQQLAALNPSSIIATPIASITPSSGTSTPPSIAATPVPALPPPIAVNSYPSVPAPPNGQSATETLYTNGVHAYQAQSPVLDPLQQAYTGMQHYTATYPAAYGLVGQPFPHQPTLVAQQPQQPQQLQQREGPEGCNIFIYHLPQEFTDSEILQMFLPFGNVISAKVFVDRATNQSKCFGFVSFDNPSSAQTAIQAMNGFQIGMKRLKVQLKRPKDANRPY from the exons ATGAAGGAGCCTGACGCAATCAAGCTCTTCATCGGGCAGATACCCCGAAACCTGGAGGAGAAGGACCTGAAGCCCATCTTCGAGCAGTTTGGCAAGATCTATGAGTTGACGGTGATAAAGGACAAATATACAGGGATGCACAAAG GATGTGCCTTCCTGACATACTGTGCGCGTGAGTCCGCCCTCAAAGCCCAGAATGCACTGCACGAGCAGAAGACACTACCGGGG ATGAACCGCCCAATCCAAGTGAAGCCGGCAGACAGCGAGAGCAGAGGGG ACAGGAAGCTGTTTGTGGGTATGCTGGGAAAACAGCAGACGGACGCCGACGTGAGAAAGATGTTCGAGCCGTTCGGCAGCATAGAGGAGTGCACAGTGCTCCGTGGGCCTGATGGTACCAGCAAAg GGTGTGCATTTGTAAAGTTCCAGAGCAACGCAGAGGCCCAGGCCGCCATCAACGCTCTGCATGGGAGTCGTACTTTACCC GGCGCCTCGTCCAGCCTGGTGGTGAAGTTTGCCGATTCGGAGAAGGAGCGAGGGCTCAGGCGGATGCAGCAGGTGGCCTCTCAGCTGGGCGTCATCAGTCCCATGACCCTGCACCTCGGGGCATACAACGCCTACACACAGGCC TTGATGCAGCAGCAGGCCCTGGTGGCGCAGTCGGCCTACCTCTCTCCCGTTGCCACGGTGGCGGCGGTTCAGATGCAGCAGCTCGCTGCCCTCAACCCCAGCAGCATCATTGCCACGCCGATCGCATCCATCACCCCCTCCTCAG GTACCAGCACTCCACCCTCCATCGCAGCCACACCCGTTCCTGCTCTGCCTCCACCGATTGCAGTGAACAGTTACCCCTCTGTGCCAGCTCCCCCCAACGGCCAGTCAGCAACCGAAACCCTGTACACCAACGGGGTCCATGCCTATCAAG CTCAGAGTCCTGTCCTGGACCCCCTACAGCAAGCTTATACAGGCATGCAGCACTATACAG CCACCTACCCCGCTGCCTACGGCCTGGTGGGACAGCCGTTCCCCCATCAGCCCACACTGGTGGctcagcagccgcagcagccgcagcagctgcagcaacgGGAAG GTCCCGAGGGCTGTAACATTTTTATCTACCACCTGCCACAGGAGTTCACCGACTCTGAGATACTGCAGATGTTCCTGCCCTTCGGAAACGTCATCTCTGCTAAGGTGTTTGTTGACCGCGCCACCAACCAGAGCAAATGCTTCG gttTTGTGAGTTTTGACAACCCCTCCAGCGCCCAGACTGCCATCCAGGCCATGAACGGCTTCCAGATCGGCATGAAGAGACTGAAGGTGCAGCTGAAGAGGCCCAAGGACGCCAACAGGCCTTACTGA